A single genomic interval of Rhododendron vialii isolate Sample 1 chromosome 3a, ASM3025357v1 harbors:
- the LOC131320625 gene encoding cytochrome P450 94A2-like, whose product MLDLELSTTLLAFLLPFLFLFIVKWRSIFTALFPSKSPHNSTNKTPKSYPLIGSFFSIRANRSRNVEWTSELVTSSPTSTFVLRRPLRRRQIFTANPSNVQHILKSHFHVYPKSTISYSTLGDLLGDGIFNTNGESWKFQRQVASHEFNTKSLRKFVEHVVDTELNDRLIPILSAAANSNTVLDLQDVLQRFAFDNVCAIAFGYDPASLVPSLPQVKFMTSFEDAVRISSQRFQHIHPLLWKAKRLLNFGSEKNLRNAVEEIRRFAKEIIKEKKQLLNEKSELESFDLLSRFLSSGHSDENFVTDIVISFILAGRDTTSAALVWFFWLVSRNLDVEREILKEIYEKSESPIFEEVKDMVYTHASLSESMRLYPPVPLDGKQAAADDVLPDGTFVKKGTPVAYHPYAMGRSEKIWGKDWAEFKPERWLERDGAAGSELGKWNFVGRDSYTYPVFQAGPRICLGKEMAFLQMKRVVGGVFRRFRVVPAFEEGKGPVFVSYLTTKMDGGFPVRIEERA is encoded by the exons ATGTTAGACCTTGAGCTCTCCACTACCCTCCTCGCTTTTCTCCTCCCTTTCCTCTTCTTGTTCATCGTCAAATGGAGGTCCATTTTCACCGCCCTTTTCCCATCCAAATCCCCTCACAATTCTACTAATAAAACCCCAAAATCATACCCATTGATCGGCTCTTTCTTCTCGATCCGCGCAAACCGAAGCCGTAACGTCGAGTGGACATCAGAATTGGTAACAAGCTCACCCACTTCCACCTTTGTCCTCCGCCGCCCCCTCCGCCGCCGCCAAATCTTCACGGCCAACCCTTCCAACGTCCAGCACATTCTCAAGTCCCACTTCCACGTATACCCCAAGAGCACCATCAGTTATTCCACCCTCGGCGACTTGCTCGGCGACGGCATATTCAACACCAACGGCGAGAGCTGGAAGTTTCAGAGACAAGTCGCGAGCCACGAGTTCAACACCAAGTCGTTGCGGAAATTCGTCGAGCACGTCGTGGACACCGAGCTCAACGACCGTTTGATACCGATCCTATCAGCAGCCGCCAACAGCAACACCGTCCTCGATCTCCAGGACGTTCTCCAGCGGTTCGCGTTCGATAATGTGTGCGCAATCGCGTTCGGGTACGACCCGGCGTCGTTGGTGCCGTCTCTGCCGCAGGTTAAATTCATGACGTCTTTCGAAGATGCGGTTCGAATTAGTAGCCAGAGGTTCCAACACATTCATCCCCTGTTATGGAAAGCTAAACGCCTCCTCAATTTTGGATCGGAAAAG AATCTCCGAAATGCCGTTGAAGAAATCAGGCGATTCGCCAAGGAAATAATCAAGGAGAAGAAACAACTGTTGAACGAAAAATCAGAGCTCGAGTCGTTCGATCTATTATCTCGATTTCTAAGCTCTGGCCACTCCGATGAAAACTTCGTAACAGATATAGTCATCAGCTTTATATTAGCTGGCCGCGACACGACCTCGGCTGCATTGGTTTGGTTCTTCTGGTTAGTATCCAGAAACCTTGATGTAGAAAGAGAAATTCTCAAGGAGATTTACGAGAAATCTGAATCTCCGATCTTCGAAGAAGTCAAGGACATGGTTTACACCCACGCGTCGCTGAGCGAGAGCATGAGGTTGTACCCGCCGGTTCCACTCGACGGGAAACAAGCCGCCGCAGATGATGTGTTGCCGGACGGGACGTTTGTGAAGAAAGGTACACCGGTGGCGTACCATCCGTACGCAATGGGGAGGTCGGAGAAGATTTGGGGGAAGGACTGGGCGGAGTTTAAGCCGGAGAGGTGGTTGGAGAGAGATGGCGCGGCGGGGTCGGAATTAGGAAAGTGGAACTTCGTTGGAAGAGACTCGTACACGTACCCGGTGTTCCAGGCGGGGCCGAGGATTTGTTTGGGGAAGGAGATGGCATTTCTCCAGATGAAGAGGGTGGTCGGCGGTGTTTTCCGACGGTTTCGGGTGGTGCCGGCTTTTGAGGAAGGCAAGGGGCCGGTTTTTGTATCCTACCTTACGACGAAGATGGATGGTGGTTTTCCGGTGAGGATTGAGGAGAGGGCTTAA